AGATTACTTCGTCCTTGCTTCCTCGTAATGACGTTTGATTTATAACCCTTTATATACCATTTTAATATCGCTTCTTTTGTATGGCGAGTTTTCCTCTAGGGGAACCTCTACAAAACCGTATTTTCTATAAATGTAAATTGCATTTTCCAGTAAGGTGTTTGAATAGAGTAGAAGTGTACTAAATTCATGTTCTTTGGCAAAGTCGATACATTTGGTCATTAATTGCTGACCAATTTTATAACCTCTGTGTTTTGGCGAAACTGCCATTTTCGTCAATTCAAAAGTGCCTTTATCATCAAGAGGCATTAAGGCAACAGTACCAACAACCTCATCGTTTAATTTGGCAAAAAATACATGTCCGCCTTTGTCAATAATATATTTTTGAGGTTTACTCAATACCTCCTCATCAAATGGTTCTACGTAAAAATAGGTTTTCAACCATTCTATATTTAATTCATAGAAGTGCTTTGCATACTCTTCTTTAAATTCTATAATTTCTAATTGTTTTTTATGATTTAATGTGTAGTGTTCCATAATTGCTTCACTAAAACTTTTTTCAATAAATTTTTTCTCTAAACTATTAATGTGTTCTATTAAAGAGTCAGAGGTTATTCTGGTATATTCTTTTATAGTATACTCAATGCTTTTCCATAAGGGTTGTATTTCTTTAACTAAGTCATGTCCTTTTTTAGATAAAGAAATTACCTTTTTGCGTTTGTCATTCGGATGTCCTTTTAAAACAACTAATCCTTTTTTCTCTAGTTTGTTGATCACC
This genomic window from Tenacibaculum sp. 190524A05c contains:
- a CDS encoding bifunctional helix-turn-helix transcriptional regulator/GNAT family N-acetyltransferase; amino-acid sequence: MDALQGIGEIGIGSRLKRLSEYMMKDTQIVYDTLGFDFDPYLFPTFKIILHKKEVTNTEINKSLKTSQPATTQVINKLEKKGLVVLKGHPNDKRKKVISLSKKGHDLVKEIQPLWKSIEYTIKEYTRITSDSLIEHINSLEKKFIEKSFSEAIMEHYTLNHKKQLEIIEFKEEYAKHFYELNIEWLKTYFYVEPFDEEVLSKPQKYIIDKGGHVFFAKLNDEVVGTVALMPLDDKGTFELTKMAVSPKHRGYKIGQQLMTKCIDFAKEHEFSTLLLYSNTLLENAIYIYRKYGFVEVPLEENSPYKRSDIKMVYKGL